In the genome of Gordonia rubripertincta, one region contains:
- a CDS encoding NAD(P)/FAD-dependent oxidoreductase, producing MSGSPDHVVVVGASLAGLRAVQTAREAGFQGKLTLVGEEVHLPYDRPPLSKEYLAEGPLTDNHQFPDVDSLGSELGVDLQLGVRATGLDVAERQLTTTAGTTGYDRLLIATGVTARTLPGTDHLSGVHVLRRLDDAQAIRGALDARARVVVIGAGFIGAEVASAAVARGLEPIVLEAAPTPLLRAVGESGGQGLSRMHARHGVDLRCGVAVAEVLGDDRVSGVRLADGSEIPADLVVVGIGADPATGWLSGSGLTVDNGIVCDPSLRAAENVWAAGDVARWTNPLFDTAMRLEHWTNAGEQAVHAMENLLDPAAAAPYSHVPYFWSDWYGQRIQFAGLPIGEPEVVSGSWDTDNLVALYRDGDRLIGALAVNRRGDIMKYRVQISRRGTWEAALAFAAKRNAISA from the coding sequence ATGAGCGGCTCGCCAGACCATGTGGTGGTGGTCGGTGCCTCGCTCGCCGGCCTGCGGGCGGTACAGACCGCTCGCGAGGCCGGATTCCAGGGCAAGCTGACGCTCGTCGGCGAAGAAGTTCACCTTCCCTATGACCGTCCGCCACTGTCCAAGGAGTACCTGGCCGAGGGACCGCTGACGGACAACCACCAGTTCCCCGACGTCGATTCCCTGGGCAGCGAACTCGGTGTCGACCTGCAGCTCGGCGTGCGGGCCACCGGCCTCGACGTCGCGGAGCGGCAGCTCACCACCACCGCCGGCACCACCGGCTACGACCGGCTGTTGATCGCCACCGGCGTCACCGCCCGGACCCTGCCCGGTACCGACCACCTGTCCGGCGTGCACGTGCTTCGCCGACTCGACGACGCCCAGGCCATCCGCGGGGCCCTCGACGCACGCGCCCGCGTCGTCGTGATCGGCGCAGGTTTCATCGGCGCCGAAGTGGCCTCGGCCGCCGTGGCACGTGGCCTCGAGCCGATCGTGCTCGAAGCCGCCCCCACCCCGCTGCTCCGCGCCGTCGGCGAATCCGGCGGCCAGGGCCTGAGCCGCATGCACGCCCGCCACGGCGTGGACCTGCGCTGCGGAGTGGCGGTTGCCGAAGTACTCGGCGACGACCGTGTCAGCGGGGTTCGGCTGGCCGACGGCAGCGAGATTCCCGCCGACCTGGTGGTGGTCGGCATCGGCGCCGATCCCGCAACCGGTTGGCTCAGCGGATCAGGCCTGACGGTGGACAACGGAATCGTCTGCGATCCGTCACTCCGTGCCGCCGAGAATGTCTGGGCTGCAGGCGATGTCGCACGATGGACCAACCCACTCTTCGACACCGCGATGCGGCTGGAACATTGGACCAACGCCGGAGAGCAGGCCGTTCACGCGATGGAGAATCTCCTGGATCCCGCCGCCGCGGCGCCGTATTCGCACGTCCCCTATTTCTGGTCCGACTGGTACGGCCAGCGAATTCAGTTCGCCGGCCTGCCGATCGGCGAGCCCGAGGTGGTCAGCGGCAGCTGGGACACCGACAACCTCGTCGCCCTGTACCGCGACGGCGACCGACTCATCGGAGCTCTCGCCGTCAACCGCCGCGGCGACATCATGAAGTACCGAGTCCAGATCTCGCGGCGCGGCACGTGGGAGGCCGCACTGGCCTTCGCCGCCAAGCGCAACGCCATCTCGGCGTGA
- a CDS encoding quinone oxidoreductase family protein — protein MKAVMMPSFGDADVLRIGERPRPVSQPGWVTVELRASALNWHDVLVRQGRYGSPLPHTPGADGAGMRADTGEEVVILPSLFWGDRTDAPGPDFDILGDHLPGTYAEAVSVPVECVAPKPSGYGWEEAAALPLVGVTAYRALVTRAGLQAGESLLIIGAGGGVATMAIALATAIGAQVYVTGSSDDKLSRARTAGAADGVLHTADDWPERVMAVSPGGRGFDVVLDPVGLWDRSVRTLRPGGRLVVLGANVAEQATMNVRAFFFGQYSLLGTTMGGPQDFRGLLDLVSAGRVDPPTIAASYPLDDVAEAHRHLEAGTAFGKITLSH, from the coding sequence ATGAAAGCAGTGATGATGCCGTCCTTCGGCGACGCCGACGTCTTGCGCATCGGCGAGCGTCCACGGCCGGTGTCGCAACCGGGGTGGGTGACCGTCGAACTCCGGGCGTCGGCGCTGAACTGGCACGACGTGCTGGTCCGGCAGGGACGTTACGGTTCGCCGTTGCCGCATACACCCGGAGCCGACGGGGCGGGGATGCGGGCGGACACCGGTGAGGAAGTCGTGATCCTGCCGTCGCTGTTCTGGGGCGACCGGACCGATGCGCCGGGGCCCGATTTCGACATCCTCGGCGACCACCTGCCCGGTACCTATGCCGAAGCGGTCAGTGTGCCGGTGGAGTGCGTGGCGCCGAAGCCGTCGGGTTACGGCTGGGAGGAGGCCGCGGCACTGCCGCTGGTCGGCGTGACCGCCTACCGTGCGCTGGTGACCCGCGCCGGGCTGCAAGCCGGGGAGTCGCTCCTGATTATCGGTGCGGGCGGCGGCGTTGCCACCATGGCGATCGCCCTGGCCACGGCGATCGGCGCGCAGGTCTACGTGACCGGTTCGAGTGACGACAAGTTGTCCCGAGCGCGCACGGCGGGCGCGGCCGACGGTGTGCTGCACACCGCTGACGACTGGCCCGAGCGCGTCATGGCGGTCTCGCCCGGCGGGCGGGGCTTCGATGTGGTGCTCGACCCGGTTGGCTTGTGGGACAGGTCGGTTCGGACGTTGCGGCCCGGTGGCAGGTTGGTGGTGCTCGGCGCAAACGTCGCCGAGCAGGCGACCATGAACGTGCGTGCATTCTTCTTCGGCCAGTACAGCCTGCTGGGAACCACGATGGGTGGACCGCAGGACTTTCGGGGACTGCTCGACCTCGTGAGCGCCGGTCGGGTGGATCCGCCGACCATCGCGGCGAGCTATCCACTCGACGATGTCGCCGAGGCTCATCGTCACCTCGAGGCCGGTACTGCGTTCGGCAAGATCACGTTGAGCCACTGA
- a CDS encoding cytochrome P450 has translation MTVQSQAIDLMDLDPFIAGTENTLLSQLREREPLHWNEEPNGPGFWSVTRYEDVVRVVMDPQTFINGEGTQILSRKVEGSTSTVHNTDPPRHGKLRKLAAPHLRAVKIQAWQEVIDRSVSAILDDIEQRGEVEFVKSAAALLPIQALGQVLGVPLEDCGLLLDWTNRVVSDDPEYMTRPDEKERARAEMFAYFEELSEQRRREPRNDIVSKLVHAELDGEPLPWADLAAYYFVLVGAGNETTRNLLTGTVLAFHEFPDEWRKLERDRTLLKPAIEEMLRYITPIRAMRRTATRDVEWDGRTIRAGDKIVCWFQAANRDPAVFSDPDLVRIDREDNEHVGFGWGIHACMGSHLARAEVTSFLTQVLDRGLRITPLAAPDRLHSNQFHAFKRLRVRIEKGDRS, from the coding sequence ATGACTGTGCAATCACAGGCCATCGATCTGATGGATCTCGATCCGTTCATCGCCGGCACCGAGAACACGCTGCTCTCGCAGCTGCGTGAGCGGGAACCGCTGCACTGGAACGAGGAGCCGAACGGCCCGGGCTTCTGGTCGGTAACCCGCTACGAGGACGTGGTCCGGGTCGTCATGGACCCACAGACCTTCATCAACGGTGAGGGCACGCAGATCCTCAGCCGCAAGGTCGAGGGCTCCACCAGCACGGTGCACAACACCGATCCGCCGCGCCACGGCAAGCTGCGAAAGCTGGCCGCCCCACACCTGCGAGCGGTGAAAATCCAGGCCTGGCAGGAGGTGATCGATAGGTCGGTCTCCGCAATCCTCGACGACATCGAGCAACGCGGTGAGGTCGAGTTCGTGAAGTCGGCTGCCGCGCTGTTGCCCATCCAGGCCCTCGGTCAGGTGCTCGGGGTCCCGCTCGAGGACTGCGGTCTCCTGCTCGACTGGACCAACCGGGTGGTCTCGGACGATCCGGAATACATGACCCGGCCCGATGAGAAGGAGCGCGCCCGCGCCGAGATGTTCGCCTACTTCGAGGAATTGAGCGAACAGCGCCGCCGGGAACCGCGCAACGACATCGTCTCCAAGTTGGTGCACGCCGAACTCGACGGTGAACCGCTGCCCTGGGCCGATCTCGCCGCGTACTACTTCGTGCTGGTCGGAGCCGGCAACGAGACCACCCGCAACTTGCTCACCGGAACGGTGCTGGCGTTCCACGAGTTCCCGGACGAGTGGCGCAAGCTGGAGCGGGACCGCACGCTCCTCAAGCCGGCGATCGAGGAGATGCTCCGCTATATCACCCCGATCCGCGCGATGCGGCGGACCGCCACCCGCGACGTCGAATGGGACGGTCGCACCATCAGGGCCGGCGACAAGATCGTGTGCTGGTTCCAGGCGGCCAACCGGGACCCGGCGGTGTTCAGCGATCCGGATCTCGTCAGGATCGACCGGGAAGACAACGAGCACGTCGGCTTCGGCTGGGGCATCCACGCCTGCATGGGGTCGCACCTGGCACGTGCCGAGGTCACGTCCTTCCTGACCCAGGTGCTCGACCGGGGGTTGCGGATCACGCCCTTGGCGGCTCCGGACCGATTGCACAGCAACCAATTTCACGCATTCAAGCGGCTACGGGTGCGGATCGAGAAAGGAGATCGGTCATGA
- a CDS encoding helix-turn-helix transcriptional regulator produces the protein MNVEESEPTVEAAVRALSRAAAGLDTSTQSTTRGVVDGQTALEMIAAVQRVLSGLPTDPELEQATLDLRASQAEILAAEVARQRSKLSVLREQLTRLRAARTVDDLADAIPIEAAGLGYERALFSWVRDERWIPRSGHSLGDPHEARAMVAAGGPPYQEIRYLNEVRVVRERKSILVLGVADNPRVHPTILPVTRSVTYTAGPVVARGRVAGMVHVDRNLETGLTDEFDRDLLGLFCESVGVALDRLLTAEEIGQAQTTPSEAEWLGTLTEREREVLRLVAEGLTNAEISARLYVSPETTKSHVKRLMRKMGVRTRSQAGAMFHAAGAA, from the coding sequence GTGAACGTCGAGGAGTCGGAGCCGACCGTCGAGGCGGCAGTCCGTGCACTGAGTAGGGCCGCTGCCGGCCTCGACACCTCGACACAGTCCACCACCCGTGGGGTGGTGGACGGCCAGACCGCCTTGGAGATGATCGCCGCGGTGCAGCGGGTCCTGTCCGGACTACCCACCGATCCGGAACTGGAGCAGGCGACGCTGGACCTGCGGGCGAGCCAGGCCGAGATCCTGGCCGCAGAGGTGGCGCGGCAGCGCTCCAAACTGTCGGTCCTGCGCGAACAGCTCACGCGGCTCCGGGCGGCACGAACCGTCGACGACCTCGCCGACGCGATCCCCATCGAGGCGGCCGGCCTCGGCTACGAGCGTGCACTGTTCTCCTGGGTGCGCGACGAGCGGTGGATCCCCCGCTCCGGGCACAGCCTCGGGGACCCACACGAGGCCCGGGCGATGGTCGCCGCCGGCGGGCCGCCCTATCAGGAGATCCGCTACCTCAACGAGGTGCGGGTCGTGCGCGAACGTAAATCCATCCTGGTTCTCGGAGTGGCCGACAACCCGCGAGTGCATCCGACGATCCTGCCGGTGACCCGATCGGTGACCTACACCGCGGGGCCGGTCGTCGCTCGCGGACGCGTCGCCGGAATGGTGCACGTGGACCGCAATCTCGAGACCGGCTTGACCGACGAGTTCGACCGGGATCTGCTCGGACTGTTCTGCGAGAGCGTCGGAGTGGCCCTCGACCGGCTGCTGACCGCTGAAGAGATCGGCCAGGCGCAGACGACACCGAGTGAGGCGGAGTGGCTGGGCACGCTGACCGAACGCGAGCGCGAGGTGCTCCGACTGGTCGCCGAAGGGCTGACCAATGCCGAGATCAGCGCGCGCCTCTACGTGAGCCCCGAGACCACGAAGTCCCATGTGAAGCGACTGATGCGGAAGATGGGCGTGCGGACCAGATCCCAGGCGGGAGCGATGTTCCACGCCGCCGGTGCGGCCTGA
- a CDS encoding tyrosine-protein phosphatase, producing MTEQRIAVPGTSNLRDVGGYRVADGAVIARRRLYRAEAIVDPGGPSSYSFYDAEHDAHYRSLEVRTVIDLRAEAEFTRAPSAWASATGGTLHQLPIAEGGEGADTNFFQMLLTGELTAFDATDMGRFYVALLEQRADVLGAAYRLLADRSALPVLVHCAAGKDRTGVFVALVLRSLGVAEEVVVQDYALTGVLRPNRVDASADRIVAAGRDPEIARVLFDAPAEAMRFALAHLTERYGDAAHYLTDRAGVSAADLAAVRLNLLERPD from the coding sequence GTGACCGAGCAACGGATCGCCGTTCCGGGTACCTCCAATCTGCGAGACGTCGGCGGGTACCGGGTCGCCGACGGGGCGGTGATCGCCCGCCGGCGCCTGTATCGGGCCGAGGCGATCGTCGATCCCGGCGGCCCGTCGTCGTACTCCTTCTACGACGCGGAGCACGACGCGCACTATCGCAGCCTGGAGGTCCGGACCGTGATCGATCTCCGGGCCGAAGCGGAGTTCACGCGCGCGCCGTCGGCCTGGGCGTCGGCCACCGGTGGCACGCTTCATCAGCTGCCGATCGCCGAAGGCGGTGAGGGCGCCGATACCAACTTCTTCCAGATGTTGCTCACCGGTGAGCTCACCGCCTTCGACGCGACCGACATGGGTCGCTTCTATGTGGCACTGCTCGAGCAACGTGCCGACGTGCTGGGCGCGGCCTACCGGTTGCTTGCCGATAGGTCCGCTCTGCCGGTGCTCGTGCACTGCGCCGCCGGCAAAGACCGCACCGGTGTCTTCGTCGCGCTCGTCTTGCGTTCCCTGGGTGTGGCCGAGGAAGTGGTGGTGCAGGACTATGCGCTGACCGGCGTGCTCAGGCCGAATCGGGTGGACGCATCCGCCGACCGTATCGTCGCGGCCGGCCGTGACCCGGAGATCGCCCGGGTTCTCTTCGACGCCCCCGCAGAAGCGATGAGGTTCGCGCTGGCGCATCTCACCGAGCGCTACGGCGACGCGGCCCACTACCTCACCGACCGGGCCGGCGTATCCGCTGCGGATCTGGCGGCGGTCCGCCTCAATCTCCTCGAACGCCCCGACTGA
- a CDS encoding PaaI family thioesterase: MEVTAPEFVLGGAERLLRVSEAALSPDSAELCEESGGWLADPGVGVCRGALGVILDDVTGYVVAAGSPPDRWPVSLGIRLDLLADPPVDGSTLTATGRLVARDDASGTTRGEVCGPDGNVLALITQRSHLLTVTEALTTPHIDATPPGPETSLRAALAVRELEPGVIELPPNPYAANGMGNIHGGILITGAEFAAMSALGATGQLRTNSIDTAFVRPADAAHTITFRSRVQHRGRSMAVVEVAAVATSGKPCALATVIVRPQDSMEEIA; encoded by the coding sequence ATGGAGGTCACTGCGCCGGAGTTCGTTCTCGGCGGGGCGGAGCGGTTGCTCCGAGTGTCGGAGGCAGCGCTGTCGCCGGATTCGGCCGAGTTGTGTGAGGAGAGCGGCGGCTGGCTCGCCGACCCTGGCGTCGGTGTCTGTCGCGGCGCGCTCGGCGTGATTCTCGACGACGTGACGGGTTATGTGGTCGCGGCCGGTTCGCCGCCCGACCGCTGGCCGGTCAGCCTGGGCATCCGACTCGATCTGCTGGCCGACCCGCCTGTTGACGGCAGCACGCTGACCGCCACGGGAAGGCTGGTCGCCCGCGACGACGCGAGCGGTACCACCCGGGGTGAGGTGTGCGGTCCCGACGGCAATGTCCTGGCGCTCATCACTCAGCGCTCGCACCTGCTGACCGTGACCGAGGCACTGACCACGCCTCACATCGACGCGACGCCACCCGGACCGGAGACGTCGCTGCGTGCCGCGCTGGCTGTGCGGGAGCTCGAGCCCGGCGTGATCGAACTGCCGCCGAATCCGTACGCGGCCAACGGTATGGGAAACATCCACGGCGGCATCCTGATCACCGGAGCGGAGTTCGCCGCGATGTCGGCGCTGGGTGCGACCGGGCAGCTGCGCACCAACAGTATCGACACCGCCTTCGTCCGACCGGCCGACGCTGCGCACACCATCACCTTCCGCAGCCGGGTGCAGCATCGAGGCCGCTCGATGGCGGTCGTCGAGGTCGCCGCGGTCGCGACTTCCGGCAAACCGTGCGCACTGGCCACGGTGATCGTGAGGCCACAGGACAGCATGGAAGAGATCGCATGA
- a CDS encoding pyruvate, phosphate dikinase: MTGVYSFDHDHGVPARELGHLLGGKGAGLAEMTTALGLNVPPGFTISVPVCRDYLENGWPEGLDDELRTHIERLRGRMGRRLGDHQDPLLVAVRSGAPVSMPGMLDTVLNLGLNDETVEGLARAAGDDRFAWDSYRRFLTMFATTVMGAGEDLLPTAPDHAGADELRTHVAELKRRIAEVTGREVPQVPFEQLRQAIEAVFRSWGSDRARAYRAHEGIEEDLATACNVQVMVFGNRGEDSGTGVVFTRDPSTGEAVPFGDYLPCAQGEDVVSGNSSTRPIGYLADHQPTAYQDLLTTLRRLELHYRDICDVEFTVENGKLWLLQTRIGKRGAVAAVRIAVEMADDPDIALSPAEVLVRVPETIRARARAEVAAAAHDPGVGTQLLGSGLGASPGRVSGRVVLSADEAMDADGDVILVRPTTSPEDVAGMSASVGILTTRGGLVSHAAVVARGWGIPAVVGAETLTVDDAGVRSADGARVKAGDLITIDGTSGCVWIGEVTGSDAEAADAVARRLPHLLRLDEWAQRPEVTPA; this comes from the coding sequence ATGACCGGTGTCTACTCCTTCGACCACGATCACGGTGTGCCGGCCCGCGAGCTCGGGCACCTGCTCGGCGGCAAGGGTGCCGGCCTCGCAGAGATGACCACGGCACTCGGACTCAACGTCCCACCCGGTTTCACCATCTCGGTTCCGGTGTGCCGCGACTATCTCGAGAATGGTTGGCCAGAGGGCCTCGACGACGAACTACGCACACACATCGAGCGACTGCGGGGCCGGATGGGCCGGCGCCTCGGCGACCATCAGGACCCGCTGCTCGTCGCGGTTCGCAGCGGCGCCCCCGTATCGATGCCGGGGATGCTGGACACCGTGCTCAACCTGGGCTTGAACGACGAGACCGTGGAAGGCCTCGCCCGCGCGGCCGGTGACGACCGATTCGCCTGGGACAGTTACCGCCGCTTCCTCACCATGTTCGCCACGACCGTGATGGGAGCCGGCGAGGACCTGCTGCCCACGGCACCGGATCACGCGGGCGCCGACGAACTCCGGACTCATGTCGCCGAGCTCAAGCGGCGCATCGCCGAAGTCACCGGACGCGAGGTGCCGCAGGTTCCGTTCGAGCAACTGAGGCAGGCGATCGAGGCCGTCTTCCGTTCCTGGGGATCGGACCGGGCCCGCGCCTACCGCGCCCACGAGGGAATCGAAGAGGATCTGGCGACCGCATGCAACGTACAGGTGATGGTCTTCGGCAATCGGGGCGAGGACTCCGGCACCGGTGTGGTCTTCACCCGCGATCCGTCGACCGGCGAAGCCGTGCCGTTCGGCGATTACCTGCCCTGCGCGCAAGGTGAGGACGTGGTCTCCGGCAACTCCTCCACCCGGCCAATCGGCTACCTCGCAGATCATCAGCCCACCGCCTACCAGGATCTGCTCACCACTTTGCGTCGGCTCGAACTGCACTACCGCGACATCTGCGACGTCGAGTTCACCGTCGAGAACGGCAAGCTCTGGCTGCTGCAGACCCGCATCGGCAAGCGCGGCGCCGTGGCGGCGGTCCGGATCGCGGTCGAGATGGCCGACGATCCCGATATCGCGCTGTCCCCCGCGGAGGTCCTGGTCCGGGTTCCCGAGACGATTCGCGCCCGCGCCCGCGCCGAGGTTGCCGCTGCGGCACACGATCCGGGCGTCGGCACCCAACTGCTCGGCTCCGGGCTGGGCGCTTCGCCGGGCCGGGTCAGCGGGCGGGTGGTGCTCAGCGCGGACGAGGCGATGGATGCCGACGGCGACGTGATCCTGGTCCGCCCCACCACCAGTCCGGAGGACGTGGCCGGCATGTCGGCTTCGGTGGGCATCCTGACCACCCGCGGCGGACTGGTCAGTCATGCCGCCGTCGTCGCCCGCGGCTGGGGCATCCCCGCGGTGGTCGGCGCCGAGACCCTCACCGTCGACGACGCGGGGGTCCGCTCCGCGGACGGTGCGCGGGTCAAGGCCGGTGACCTCATCACCATCGACGGCACGTCGGGCTGCGTCTGGATCGGCGAGGTGACCGGTTCCGACGCGGAAGCCGCCGATGCGGTCGCGCGGCGGTTGCCTCACCTGCTGCGGCTCGACGAGTGGGCGCAGCGTCCGGAAGTGACCCCGGCATGA
- a CDS encoding aldehyde dehydrogenase, whose protein sequence is MQQHDDLFIGGHWVTADSAERTPVINPATEAVWAQVPDGNERDIDTAVRAARGAWPAWAQTDPARRAELLDRLADEITSRAAELSRIITAENGTPIAESGAAPVHAAAHLRLTAELADVLTAPDDRPNPMGPGHTVVRRVPVGVAGLITPWNFPLGLVIIKLGPALLAGCTVVIKPAPETPMATRLLMDAVAAAGFPDGVVNLVTGGTRAGNALVEHPGVDKISFTGSTAVGRQIGRSCGERLRPVTLELGGKSPAIVLDDFEPDVLARNLLKVTMRNTGQTCKACTRLLVPAHRHDEIAALAADVVAGAPIGDPTDPQVVFGPLVSARQRDRVAGYLESGHAQGAKAVTGGDVATRFPRGFYVEPTVFSQVSPDMTIAREEIFGPVLSVIPYRDLDDAVKIANDSDFGLAATVFSEDEDLATTVAQRLATGNVGINHYGSNAAAPFGGHKDSGLGTEFGAEGLSAYLQYTSIHYQS, encoded by the coding sequence ATGCAACAACACGATGACTTGTTCATCGGTGGCCACTGGGTCACCGCCGATTCCGCGGAACGCACCCCGGTGATCAATCCGGCGACCGAGGCCGTCTGGGCGCAGGTCCCCGACGGCAACGAGCGCGACATCGACACCGCAGTACGGGCGGCGCGCGGCGCGTGGCCCGCCTGGGCTCAGACCGATCCCGCCCGGCGCGCCGAGCTCCTCGACCGACTCGCCGACGAGATAACCTCGCGCGCAGCAGAACTGAGTCGCATCATCACCGCCGAGAACGGCACACCGATCGCGGAGAGCGGCGCGGCGCCGGTCCATGCCGCAGCACATCTACGGCTGACCGCTGAACTCGCCGACGTTCTGACCGCTCCGGACGATCGGCCCAATCCGATGGGCCCCGGCCACACAGTGGTGCGTCGGGTTCCCGTCGGGGTCGCCGGCCTGATCACTCCCTGGAACTTCCCGCTCGGCCTGGTGATCATCAAGCTGGGGCCGGCGCTCCTGGCCGGTTGCACCGTGGTGATCAAACCGGCACCGGAGACCCCGATGGCAACCCGGCTGCTGATGGACGCGGTGGCTGCCGCGGGATTCCCCGACGGTGTGGTGAACCTGGTGACCGGCGGCACCCGGGCCGGCAACGCCCTGGTCGAGCATCCCGGCGTCGACAAGATCTCCTTCACCGGTTCCACTGCGGTGGGCCGGCAGATCGGGCGTAGCTGCGGTGAGCGGTTGCGGCCGGTGACACTGGAACTCGGCGGCAAGTCACCGGCGATCGTGCTCGACGACTTCGAACCCGACGTGCTGGCCCGCAACCTGCTCAAGGTCACCATGCGGAACACCGGGCAAACATGCAAGGCATGCACCCGCCTGTTGGTACCGGCCCACCGACACGACGAGATCGCCGCGCTGGCAGCCGATGTCGTCGCCGGCGCACCGATCGGCGACCCGACGGACCCGCAGGTCGTGTTCGGTCCGCTGGTGTCGGCACGGCAACGCGACCGAGTGGCCGGCTACCTCGAGTCCGGCCACGCCCAGGGCGCCAAGGCCGTGACGGGCGGCGACGTCGCCACGCGCTTCCCGCGCGGCTTCTACGTCGAGCCGACCGTGTTCTCACAGGTGAGCCCGGACATGACGATCGCCCGGGAGGAGATCTTCGGCCCGGTCCTCTCCGTCATCCCCTACCGCGATCTCGACGACGCCGTGAAGATTGCCAACGACTCTGATTTCGGCTTGGCAGCAACAGTTTTCAGCGAGGACGAAGACCTGGCGACGACCGTCGCGCAGCGCCTGGCAACCGGCAACGTCGGCATCAACCACTACGGCTCGAACGCTGCGGCACCGTTCGGCGGCCACAAGGACAGCGGCCTGGGCACCGAGTTCGGCGCCGAGGGCCTGTCAGCCTATCTGCAGTACACCTCCATCCACTATCAGTCCTGA
- a CDS encoding PEP-utilizing enzyme, producing MTSNEVVADAVIGTGIKAFTSSKTATGTIRFLDSPEEVLDFIDGPDVETSIVISRGGTTTFMSPALMAGVAGLITLQGAPESHLGILSREFGIPCVMSTEFTEGIQTSRGETIPADGTTVRLETSGDNGVVYLVDGNA from the coding sequence ATGACCAGCAATGAAGTAGTTGCCGACGCGGTGATCGGCACCGGTATCAAGGCGTTCACGTCATCCAAGACCGCCACCGGGACCATCCGGTTCCTGGACTCCCCCGAAGAGGTCCTCGACTTCATCGACGGTCCCGACGTCGAGACCTCGATCGTCATCTCCCGTGGCGGAACCACCACCTTCATGTCGCCGGCACTGATGGCCGGAGTGGCCGGTCTGATCACCCTGCAGGGTGCTCCGGAGAGCCATCTGGGCATCCTCTCCCGCGAGTTTGGCATCCCTTGTGTGATGTCGACCGAGTTCACCGAGGGCATCCAGACCTCCCGCGGCGAGACCATCCCCGCCGACGGCACCACTGTGCGGCTCGAGACCTCCGGCGACAACGGAGTGGTCTACCTCGTCGACGGCAACGCGTAA
- a CDS encoding ferredoxin: MKVLVDWNLCEGHGQCEYAAPDVFTIDDDGDLEVLDETPDESQRKAVEQAVRRCPVRALAIEG, from the coding sequence ATGAAGGTGCTGGTCGACTGGAACCTGTGTGAAGGACACGGGCAGTGCGAGTACGCGGCACCGGACGTCTTCACCATCGACGACGACGGTGATCTGGAGGTGCTCGACGAGACTCCCGACGAGAGTCAGCGCAAGGCGGTGGAACAGGCGGTCCGGCGGTGTCCGGTGCGCGCACTGGCAATCGAGGGCTGA
- a CDS encoding FAS1-like dehydratase domain-containing protein, with product MSATTSTGSILDEVSFEIEAGKIREFATATRTTDPVHTDLAEAAESGFTALPATPTHVVVAGHHRNQHGFVAALGMDIARVVVGSVEWEYHRPLVAGDRVTGTRRIVEDTTRDGKRGGTMRLVTLETTWVDDEGKTAITQREVLIERGAA from the coding sequence TTGTCGGCCACTACATCCACAGGCTCGATCCTCGACGAGGTGTCGTTCGAGATCGAAGCCGGCAAGATTCGCGAATTCGCCACGGCGACCAGGACAACCGATCCGGTGCACACCGACCTCGCCGAAGCGGCGGAGTCCGGGTTCACGGCGCTGCCCGCGACTCCGACCCACGTGGTCGTCGCCGGGCATCACCGCAATCAGCACGGGTTCGTCGCAGCACTCGGCATGGACATCGCGCGCGTGGTGGTCGGATCGGTAGAGTGGGAGTACCACCGTCCCCTGGTCGCCGGGGACCGCGTCACCGGGACACGCCGCATCGTCGAAGACACCACTCGCGACGGTAAACGCGGCGGGACCATGCGGCTGGTGACCCTCGAGACCACGTGGGTCGACGACGAGGGCAAGACGGCAATCACTCAGCGCGAGGTTCTCATCGAGAGGGGTGCAGCATGA
- a CDS encoding MaoC family dehydratase, with protein MTRTPIALTAGQELAPRVIGPITQTDIVRFAGAGGDFNPLHHDADYAHAAGLPGVISMGQMQAGMLAAWVSDLVHVENLLSYSVRFSSPLAIGETLELRGTVTNVDESGTAAELELRATVGDRTVISASARVRLSAPA; from the coding sequence ATGACCCGCACCCCCATCGCGCTGACGGCAGGACAGGAACTCGCGCCCCGGGTCATCGGTCCGATCACCCAGACCGACATCGTCCGTTTCGCCGGTGCGGGTGGCGATTTCAACCCCCTGCATCACGACGCGGACTACGCACATGCCGCCGGACTTCCCGGCGTCATCTCGATGGGGCAGATGCAGGCCGGAATGCTCGCCGCCTGGGTATCCGACCTGGTCCACGTCGAGAACCTGTTGTCCTACTCGGTACGGTTCTCCTCTCCCCTGGCGATCGGCGAGACACTGGAACTCCGCGGAACCGTCACGAACGTCGACGAATCCGGTACCGCAGCGGAGCTCGAACTCCGGGCGACGGTCGGCGATCGCACCGTGATCTCCGCGTCCGCGCGCGTCCGGCTGTCAGCACCGGCCTAG